In the genome of Clostridia bacterium, the window AGTTTTTCTCCTGTATGGGCTTATGGATATGTTCCCTTTGAGCATTTCCTCTCCCAAGCTGTTCAGCAGCTTCCTTACATGCCGCTTTATTAGCTCAAACTGTTCAGCTGTTGCTGCAGATGACCTGCCCAAGTCCCCTCCCTTATTTACCCTGGCCGGTATTATGAGGGAGTCCCCATCTATGCTCGTGTCCATCTCTTTTATAAGCTTCACATCTGCTAACAGCAGGCCTTTCATTTTAAGCTCCTTCATAATGGACTTTTCAATTTCCTCCTCAGATGCGCCTCTGCCTCCCAGCACAATAGGATCGTCAAGCTTGAAGTATAAAACTCCCGCAGGCAGCACCGACTTGCCGGACTCCTTACCGAGGCTCTCGCCAACTGCATCCAGGTAGGTTATCAGCTGTATCTGAAGTCCATAATAGACATCCGCCAGCTTGAACTGCTTGCTGCCGGACTTGTAGTCAACTATCCTGAAATATTTGCCCTCTTCTGTTTCCAAGCAATCCATCCTGTCAATTCTGCCGGACAGAACCATGCTATCCCCCATGGGCAGCTCGATTGTAATAGGAGGAAGCTTCTCCCCATCACCAAAGCCCATCTCATAACCGACCGGTTCAAAGGAGCTTCTTTTTATATGTTCTGCTATCATCCAGACAGCTCTTGTAAGCACTCTTTTCAATCTGTCTGCAAAGTATTTGTATCTACTGGAGCTTAAGAAAATAGTTCCGGCTATATCCTGCACCAACTCATCGACTATCAGTCCTACCTTTTCAGCGCACCAGTCCTTCTCAAGCTGTCTCCAGCCGGTGCTGCTCTCGCTTACTGTCTTGGAGAACATGTCAATTACCCTGTGCATGAAAGAACCCGTATCCGGGGCATTCATTTTCATTATATTTCTTTCCTTTGCTTTAAGCCCGTATTCCACATAGTATGAAAACGGGCAGGAAGAATACTTCTCAAGTCTTGATACACTGGTGTGTATTGTACTGCCATACAGCATCCTTACCCGTTCCTGCCTGATAAGCTCCACCTGATTGGTGTAATTGAAGCCTTCCACCATACGGCCATACTTTTCCTGCCATTTTTCTTGCTTTGAGTACCAGTCCACTACAGTTTTCCAAAGCGGATCGGTATATTTGCCTTCAAGGCTCTGTCTCATAGCAGCCACCAGCTCATTAAAGGTCGGCAATGGAGCTGATACGTATGCTTCAGCACTACCTGCAGCTTCACTCTTAGTCATTCCGCTTTCAAAGCTTATATTGGGAAACATCCTCTTTAACCTGCTTATAATCATAGACGGCCGTAATGCCCTTCCATCCCTGTCAGCAGCGCAAAAGCTCAGCCTGAGATAATTGGATGGGGCTGTCAATGCAGTATATATGAGATACTGCTGTTCAAAGGTCCTGCCCCTTGTATCCGGAGCAAGCTCCATCCCGAGAGTCCCCAAGGTTTCTCTATCCCTGTCCGACAAAATGCCCTCTTGTTTAAAAGGTATCGGAAATATCCCATCATTGGCACCTAATATGTATATTGCTTTTACATCATGGCTTTTGGAACGCTCGAGGCTTCCTACGAGCACTTGTTCAAGGGCTGCCGGTATCAAGCCGATATTATATTCCCCAAAGCCCACCGAGAGAATCTCCAGGAAGGTTTCCACCTTAACTGCCTCGTCTCCCATAGCCTCAACCACCTGATCCAAAAGCTCCAGAAGTATATTCCACACCTGACTGTACTCATCTGCCCTATCCAGCTCTCCTGCTTCGGTAAAATGCTGCACAAGCTTTTCCAGTCTTTCGGGCACTTCCAATTCATACAAAAATTCATATAAGGCTGTGCATATTTCCTTCCCATTGTTTCTGCCTTTTATTTTTTTATAGAGCTTTGAGAGAGGAGTCACTACTTTCTTTCTTACCTCATTCACCCTTTGCAGCAGCTCAAGCAGATATTGTCCTGACCCGGACTTTTCCATACTATAGCCCAGTGTATAGCTCCATTCCTCGTCCTTCATCCAACTGCTGCCTTTTATTCCGTTGGCCAGCACATAGTTCTCAAGCAGGTCCAGGTCTTCTCTATCAACTCCTGTAAGACCTGTTTTCAGATATCTGAAAACGGCTTCATAGGACCAATTACTTGTGAAAACCTCCAATGCCGAGATTACCAGAAGTACCAGAGGATGTCCCGTAATATCCTTTTTTCTGTCTATGAAGCAAGGTATTCCATACTCCCCGAATATCACCCTTATTACCTTTTCATAAAGTGCCAGGTCTCCTGTCAACACAGCAATATCCCTGTACCTCAAGCCTTCCTCCCTGCACTTTTTCAATATATCTCTTGCAGCACTCTCAGCTTCCGCATATATGTTAGGAGCCTCGTAGAGGCTCAAATACCTTGTATCATCCTTGTATATCCCATGAAGATATGTATATAGATTCGCCTCAAGGAACGCCAGCTCATTGTTGTATTTCAGCCCGTCACTTTTAATAGCAGCAGGTGCTTCCACCTTCACCCCTATATCCGCAGCCAGCCTCTTAAGCTTTGCTGAGGCGGTCTTTGCAGGCAGGAAGGCGTCTATTTCCTCCAATGCCAGTTCATCCGCAAGACAATCTGTGCATAATGCTAAATTAACCCTGACCGCTTTAGCCATAAGCCTCTCAATTACAACGTACTCCTGCGGGGTGAAGCCGGAAAATTCATCTATCCATATTTCCGAGCCCTCAAGAAGCTTGCACTGCATTAGCTTTTCAGCCAACAGAGCAAGATCGTCGTCAGAGTCTATATATTTATCATGGAGCCTTTTCTCAAAATCCCCATATATTAGTCCTATGTCATGGAGTTTGTCCTTCAGCTGTGTGCTCATATCAGCCGTTTCAAGAGTGTTTACAGCATCAGGTGTAATATTGTATCTCTTAAACTCACTGATAGTGCCGCATAGTGTGTTTACAAAACCCCTCTGTCCTGCAGCCCTGGAAAACACCCTTAAGTTTTCCTTGAGCCTCTCCATTATGGTATAAACCAGTATGCTTTTCCCTGCGGGATTTATATGCTTCCTTACTATCCCACCTACTTCTCCAAGCACTCTGTGGGATAATCTGCCGAAGCTTAATACCTCTACTCCGTTTATTCCGCTTGCGCCAAGGGCTTTTATCAGCCTTTTCTCTGCCTGATAGGAAAACTGATCGGGAACAATTATGATATGTCTCAACGCCTGTCCCCGTTCCAAGCTTGACTTTATTTCATTCAGGCAGAAGGTGCTTTTACCGCATCCTGCCCTTCCGTATATGATTCTCAGACTCATTTGAAATCATCCCCTGTCCTGGCAATATATCTATATTATATCACACAAAACTTCTATTATTAGATAGTTTTGGGCTATTAGGCAGCATCTTCATCCTAATGAAGTTTCATACATTGGGTATTGAATTACTATAAACATAATGATATATTGTTTATATATTATTTAAACCATATGCGTATATGTTTGTTCAGGAGGGGTTAGCAATGAGAATTTATTCATTCAATGAGCTTTCAGAAGAACAAAAGAGAAATATTTACCAGTTTACAGACAGCTTCAAGTCCAAAAACAGCTATGGAAGTTATGATGAAATGGTCAAGCTTTATGAGGGGGTCGCCTTTGATCATGGCAGCAGTTACTTTTCATTATGGGATGATAAAAGACCTGTTGCAACCATTGGTGTGATTTCCAAAGAGGCGGAGGCAAGAGGGGAAATATTTCTTGTATGCATTAATATAAAGGAGCAAGACAGCCATAAGCTATCAAAGCTTCTTTCCAAGGCCTATGATTACTGCTCGGGCATCAAGGCTGCCAAGTTCCGGCTTGGTGTAATGCATGACAGATATTATCTCATATCAGAACTAGAGAAAAGTGGTTATGTAGAGGTAAATAGAAATCTTATCATGCGATATTGCGGAGGCAATATTGGTTTTGAGGAAGATATGGACAAATGCTTTAAACCCTTGTCCCCAGAGAATATAAAGGATTATCAAAGGGTGGAAAGTGCTGCCTTCCTTCAGGCTCCAAATGGCGGAGTCGTTGAGGACGAGGAGCTTCAAGGCTTGCTGGATGAATACTGCGGGAGCAATTTAGCCGGAGTTTTCTATGCAGAAGATATTCCCGCCGGGACGTATACATTGAGAATTAAAGATGATGACGGCTGGATTGAGAGTATAGGTGTAGCCCCCGAGTACCAAGGCAGAGGTATCGGCAGGATGCTGCTGCATAAATCGATAAAGGTACTTCAAGCTGTGGGAGTCAAGAATATAAAGCTTTCGGTTTTCGATACTAACACCAGGGCATTAACGTTGTATAAGAAAGACGGCTTTGAAGTAGAAAGCGAGCCTTCTATATGGTATGAAAAGTAAGGGGGGTATCCTATCGCCCCTTTATCCTTATAATACTCACCTGACTCCTGTTCAGAAACCTTATAGGCAGCTTGCTTGTGCCCACACCGCTGTCAATATAGAGCAGGCTGTTTTCTTTCAATTTAAACATCCCTTTGTCAAAATGAGGGAAAAGGCCCTCCCCCGGTTCTATTATTGCGCCTATAAAAGGAAATCTTATCTGGCCTCCGTGAGTATGTCCGCAAAGTATCAGGTCTGGCGAATAATGTCCCAGCCGCTGTCGTATCTTTGGCGAGTGCGAAAGCAAGACTGTATACTTATTGCTATTCACGCTCTTCATCGCTTTTTCAATATTGTCCCTGCGCCCATAGGCATCATCTACCCCGCATATATTGATGTCTGCACTCCTTGCAGCAAAGGTTGAGCCTTTGTTATTTAGAATCACTACTCCCATGTCCTTAAGCTTGACAAGCAGTTCTTTCCTTCTGTTATTACTCCATTCATGGTTGCCTGACACGAAAAATATGCTCGGGCATATTGAACGCAGCTCACTTACTAAGGCATCCACATTACTAAAATCCTCCGTGGATCTATCCACCAAATCTCCGGTTATCAATACAGCATCAAGCTTGATATTACCCAATGCCTTAATGAGCCTTTGTACAATTTCTGCAGAAGCACCTCCATGAAAGTCGCTTACTTGCAGGAGTGTGACCTCCTCCCCCTGTTTAAGCTTTTCTGTATCTATATTGACTTCCCTCACTACAGGAAAATTGACTTCAAAAACCACATCAACTGCTATTAAGAGAGCTGCTGCCACAACTATTTTAATTACATTACCAAGCAAATCCTTCAGCTCCTTTAGCCATAAGATAAGGTAATTGGTCTAAGCATACCCTTATAAAATACCTCATATAATATTACCCATCCCTTATACCGTATATTCCTATAAGATTGAATTGAGTCTGTACTTCTGTTAGAATCTTATGTAGGAGATTGGGAAAGGAATTGTGGATATGAATTCTATAATAACTAAAATGAAAGATGACCGCTTCAGGTCTATATTATTTCTTGTACTAGCCGCCCTGCTTTGGAGCCTTGGAGGCCTGCTGATCAAATCAATAAAGCTGAATGCATTGGCGATAGCCGGAGTGAGAAGCTTTACAGCCGCGCTTCTTATGCTTACTGTAATAAGAAAGCCCAGCCTTAAATTTAACAGGTACAAGATAGGTGGAGCCATTGCGTACGTGGGTACTGTAGCACTGTTTGTTATGGCTAATAAGCTTACAACTGCAGCTACAGCAATACTTCTTCAATATACAGCCCCTATTTATGTAGCGTTGCTTGGCGCGTGGTTTCTGAAAGAGCGAACAACCTTTATGGATTGGGTGACTATATTTATGGTATTTGGCGGTATGATACTGTTTTTTATAGATGATGTGGGTGCCGGAGGCATGCTCGGCAACATTTATGCAATACTCAGCGGGTTCAGCTTTGCCTGCATGGTGCTGCTGCTTCGCAAGCAGAAGGACGCGTCTCCTCTGGAGTCTGTATTCTGGGGCAATGTGCTTACAGCAATCATAGGCCTTCCATTTATGTTTGGCGCCAGGCCGGACGCTTCCAGCTGGATAGCATTGCTGCTCCTTGGGGTATTCCAGCTTGGATTATCTTATATGTTATACGCTTTGGCGATAAAACACGTTACCGCTCTGGAGGCAATATTGATACCTGTCATTGAGCCAATTTTGAACCCTGTATGGGTGTTTCTGGTATTAGGCGAGTATCCCGGACCCTGGGCTTTTGTGGGCGGCTTCATAGTATTATCCGCGATAGTTGGCAGGAGTGTACTTATGGCACTGAAGGCAAACAGAAAGACAGAAAATAACGAAGCAGTATAAAAAAATAACCCGGCGAAATTCGCCGGGTTTTATATATTTCTTATACTCTTTCAAGCTTCATTCCTGTCTCATGTCCGTTAAGGTCCTGCACCTCAAAGCTCTTGTCTGTGACTCTTTCAACCTTTTCAGCCAAGGTTTCCTTCATTATATAGTCCTTGTATGCAGAAACTGCACCTGCTATTTCGTCATCTCCGTCAAAGTATATATTTATTCTGTCCATCATTTCATAATTGTTGTTCTTTCTCATTTGCTGCACTTTGGAGATGAATTCCCTTGCATAGCCCTCTTCAATCAGCTCTTTTGTAAGGGTAGTGTCAAGTATTATAAAGAGGTTGTTTTCTGTTGTTACTGTGAAGCCTTCCTTGGCTGCTATGCTAGTTATAACATAGTCCTTGTTTATCTCAAGTGTCTCTCCGTCAAGATTAACCTTTACTGTCTCTCCGGCCTCCAGCTTCGGTGCATACACTGACGCATCCATTTCCTGAAGCACCTTCGCAAAGGTCTTTATCTTCCCACCCAGTATCGAGCCTGCAAATTTATAGTTTGGCTTGAGGCTAAAGTTCATATATCTGTTTAAATCTTTCTCGAAGATTACTTCTTTTACGTTGAGTTCCTCCTGGATAAGCGGTATCAAATAGGATATCAGCTCTTCATATTTTGCATCTATAAATACCTTCTGTATCGGCTGACGTACCTTTATTCTTACCTGCTCCCTCGAAGCCCTTCCCATTCCTACCAGGCTCCTTACCAGGTCCATTCTCTCTTCCAGCTTGTCATCTATGAGCTTTTCATTCTGCACAGGGAAATCAGCCACATGTACAGACAGCTCTCCTGTGAGGTTCCTGTATATTTCCTCTGAAAGATACGGAGCAAATGGAGCAATAAGCTTTGATACTCCTACCATTACCTCGTAGGTAGTGTTGTAAACCGCTTTTTTGTCCTCTGTAAGCTCTGTTTCCCAGAACCTTCTCCTGGAACGTCTGATATACCAGTTGGACAGATCTTCATTTACAAAATTCTGTATCTTTCTTACGGATCTGTTAAGATCATATTCATCAAGCTCAGCAGTAACTTCCCTTACAAGGTTGTTGTACTTGGAAAGCATCCATCTGTCAAGCTCGGGACGATCACAGTACTCTACGAAGAAATCCTTGGGGTCTATACTGTCGGTATTTGCATACAGTGCAAAGAAAGTGTGAACATTTTTAAGTGTTCCAAAGAACTTGCTGAGTACTTCCTTCAAGCCATCTTCGTCAAACTTTGTGGTAGACCATACCGGGGATACATATAGCATATACCATCTTATAGCATCTGCTCCATACTTGTCGAACATTTCAAAGGGGTCTACGGTATTTCCAAGGGACTTTGACATCTTTCTGCCGTCCTTGTCTACCAAATGCCCGTTAACAAGTACATTTTTGTATGGAGATGTACCCATTACAAAGGTAGATATCGCAATCAGCGAATAGAACCAACCTCTTGTCTGGTCTATTGCTTCGCAAATGTAGTCTGCCGGGAATAGTTTCTCAAAATTCTCTTTGTTTTCAAAAGGATAGTGATGCTGTGCGAAAGGCATTGCCCCACTGTCGAACCAGCAGTCTATAACTTCCTTTACTCTCGTCATGGTGCCGCCACACTTTTCACACTTTATATGCACATCATCCACATAAGGTCTGTGCAAATCAATACTCTCATCAATTTTCTCTATAGATCTTTCCACAAGTTCTTTTCTGGAGCCTATGGAATCAGTATGTCCACAACCGCATCTCCAAATATTAAGCGGTGTTCCCCAGTATCTGTTTCTGGAAAGAGCCCAGTCGTTAACATTTTCAAGCCAGTTGCCAAAGCGCTTCTCCCCAATGTAATCAGGGAACCAATTTACTGCATTATTGTTAGCTACGAGATTGTCTCTAAGCTTGGTCATTTCTATATACCAGCTTGGTTTTGCGTAGTAAAGCAGTGGAGTCTTGCACCTCCAGCAGTGCGGATAATTGTGATCAACCTTTTCCTTTTTGAAAAGCTTGCCCTCTAATGCCAGCCATTTGATTACCTCAGGATCTGCATCCATTACAAACTGTCCTTCCCAGGGTGTGGCGGTGAATTTGCCCGCTTCATTGACCGGCTGCAGAACCGGAAGATCATATCTTCTTCCTGTATTGTAGTCATCTTCACCAAAGGCAGGAGCTGTATGGACTATACCTGTGCCATCCTCCGTTGTGACATAATCAGCTACTGTTACGAAGAAGGCTTTCTTCTCCGGGTTTACAAAAGGCATCAGCTGCTCATATTCCATGTATTCCATGTCTTTGCCCTTAATCTCTTCCAACACCTCGAACTCTTCTCCCAGAACCTTATGGGATAATGTCTTTTCCAGATAGTATATTTCATCATTCTGTTTTACTTTAAGATATGTCTCCCTTGGATTCACTGTAAGGGCTACATTGGAAGGCAGTGTCCAGGGTGTAGTTGTCCATACCAGGAAATATTCGTCAACGCCCTTTTTCTTGAACTTTACTATAACAGTTGTTGTCTTTATTTCCTTGTAGCCTTGAGCCACCTCATGGCTGGCAAGTCCTGTACCGCATCTTGGGCAGTAAGGGGATATCTTGTGCCCTTCATAGATGTAGCCTTCTTCTTTGAATTTGTTCAATATCCACCAAACTGACTCTATATAATCATTTTCATAGGTTACATAGGGATGCTCCATATCTATGAGATAAGCCATCTTTTCGGTCATATCTCTCCACAGCCCTACATACTTGAAAACAGAATCACGGCATTTTTCATTGAATTCCTTTATGCCGTACTTTTCAATGTCCTGCTTGCCGGATAGCTTAAGCTCCTTCTCAACCTCAATTTCAACAGGAAGCCCATGGGTATCCCAGCCGGCTTTCCTCTTGACCTGATAGCCCTTCATTGTCTTGTAGCGGCATACTGTATCCTTCAATGTCCTTGACAGGACATGGTGTATGCCCGGTCTGCCATTGGCAGTAGGAGGTCCTTCGTAGAATATGAATGAATCCTTGCCTTCTCTGGTTTCTATGCTTTTTTTGAGGATATCAATCTCTTTCCAGTATTCCGATATGCTTTTTTCATTTTCAGCTGCTCGCTTGTCAGATAAAAATTTGAATTTGTCCATATTAAACATCCTTTCTGAGTATAGATTCTTAAAATATAAAGCCTTTATTTAAGCATTTTAACAATTAATGAAGCCTTTATGAAATGCACTTAACGGAAAGTGGAACATTAATGAAATTTATACTTTCCTATGCATTATAAAAAGTCCCTTCAGCTAAAGCCAAAGGGACGATAAAATACCGCGGTACCACCCAGGTTATGCATCACAGTTTAAACAAATGATACACCACTCAATGCATATAACGCATGCCTGCGAAAAGGCTTACTGGTTTTCAGCCGTTCAGCTCCGAGGTGATCTTCATAAACTGGCAAATGACAATCTTCCACCAAATGAATGTCTCTCTTTGAATTGCGTCCTTTACTACTGTCCTCTTCAATGCTTTTTTAATGTTTAAAATTAATATCCATAATTATATATTATGCACCCTTGCCCTGTCAAGTTCTTTACTATTATGCCCAAACGCTGCTACTTATTCAACACAGAATATGCCCTGTCTATATAAATAACAGCATTATAATTAGGATACCTTGCTTTTATTTCTTGAGCTACTTCCGCTGAGAGGTTCTTTGCCTTTTTCTCATCATATTCGTAAGGTACTACCAAGTCGAATATAAGGTTCTTATGTCCTTCGCCGCCTACTATCCTAAAGTCATGTATAGTCAATTCCTCACGCAATTCAGTTATAATTTCTATTACCTGCTCCAAAGTACTTTGGACAACTTTATCATCGGTATTGATAGGATCCATATGTATTACCAGATGTATATCAAGTTCTTCCGAAATCTCCTGCTCCGCCAGATCTATAATATCATGGGCTTCCATGATGTCCATCTTGGCAGGAATCTCTGCATGCAGCGAAACAACGCACCTGCCGGGGCCGTAATTGTGCACTATCATATCATGTATTCCGATTATTTTTTCATAACGCATGGTCTTTTCGGTAATTTCGGTTATGAATTTAGGCTCCGGAGCCTCTCCCAGCAGCGGGTTGAGTGTCTCCCTGGTAAGGGATATCCCTGAATAAATAATAAAAGCTGATACCAAGAGCCCGATATATCCGTCTATAGGGAAGGTTATCCACTTGGAGCAGAGCAGTGAAAAGGCAACTACTGATGTAGTTATCACATCACTTAGGCTGTCTGTAGCAGAAGCCTCCATTGTCTTGCTGTCTATTTTTCTTCCTATGTTTTTATAAAACCTGCTTAGCCAAACCTTTATCCCAATAGATATTATCAAAACAGAAAAAGATATAATATCAAATTTAAGCACCTCAGGGTTTATTACCCTTTCAAAGGAGCTTTTCAAGAACTCAAAACCCACAAGTATTACCAGGAAAGACACAATCATTGCAGATATGTATTCTATCCTCGCATGCCCAAAGGGATGCTCCCTATCGGCAGGCTTGTTTGTTATCTTGAAGCCTATAAGTGTTATTACAGATGAAGCCGCATCAGTCAGGTTGTTCACAGCATCAGCAGTAATTGCTATACTGTTTGACATTAAGCCTATCGTGACCTTTGCTGCCGAAAGCATCACATTGCAGACTATACCTACGAAGCCGCCCAGGTATCCGTATTTCTGTCTGACATTTTTATCCCTTATATTTTCATTATCCCTTACAAAGGTTTTTATAAGCATGTCTGTAAGCAATTCAACACCCCCGTACGTTCTGCAAAATATGAAAATTTTATATGTCTATTCATTATAATACTAAATAATATTAAAATCAAAGTGAATAAAAACACTACATTTTCCCGCCAGCATTTCTTATCTGCACCTTAACCTCAACGTTAATTTCAGATTCCTGTATTATTTTGTCAATATCCTCTTTCGTAATTTTTTCCCGTGTATGTGCCTTTATACTATTAGCAAGATTCAACGCATCAAACTTGAATTCCTCCTGAGTCTTTTTTACAAGAGCCTCTGCCCTCTTTTTAATATGCTGTTCCAAGGAATCCTGAAAGACCTTCAACAAATTCGTACCGTCCTGCATCGGTTTCTGCTTCTTATGCTCCACTATTACTCCTGCCAGTTTTATCTGTATATTGAAAGCATATTTATCCCCTTCTTTTCTCACAGTCACTTTCCTGCTGTTTGAGCCTTCAAAGGTTGCTTCATCAATAACCTTTCCATCCTTTTGCACCTTAAAAGACAGCGAGCCCCGGCATTTAATACCTCTCAACATAACAGCTGTCTCAGTTTCTTCCCTGCCCATATCACCAGATAATTTCCCTTTGTTCACCAGGCATGAGCCCGCAAGCATTATTTCCCCATTTCTATAAATGATATGCGGCAGTATAGCTGCTGTCTCATAGCTGACCAAATCTCTGTTTAAGCGGAACAGTGTTGTGTATGGAGAGAAACTTGTATTCTTGCTGTTCTCCATGAGGGCCTTCAAATATATTCCTACATTTGGGTAATTGGGGATTGGTTTTTTAATAAGATCTACGGCCCTTCCTTTCGCTATCACAATGAACAAAGAAGCCTTTACCCTAGGGTTTCTCACAATTACATCAATTATTTCCAAAATGTTTTCTTTTTTAACTAGCTCCTCGCCTAAAAGCAGAAGCTGTATTTGCCCAAATATCACCTGTTCCCCAATCTGCGTATTTCTTCTTCCCCTTGCTTCTCCGATTATTTGCCCTGTGGTATCAATTATATGGAATTTTCCCTTTACATCCTCGTAGAACACAGGGACCCCGACAGTTACAAGATACTTGTCATCCGGGTATTCCTTCTCGCTTTCCAGTATTGTGTCATATGCAACAATAAGCGGAACAGACAAATCATCCAATTCTTTAGCATCCCAACAGCCCGTAAGCATAGTCAGACAAAGTAAAATGGCGAACAAGCGAATTGCACTTCTACGCATTTTCGTTTTGTTTTCCACCCCTCTTCCCTGTGAATAATCCGCATATAATGAGTATGAGCGGTAAAGCAATTCCTATTGACAATGCAATCAGCCCCACATTATCAGAAAGTTTAAAAACCTCAAGTACGTTCTTAGGGTAATAGGCTATTCCTATTATTATTGGAAATAGGGCTAGGGTGCTCCACCTTTGAGATTTCAATTTAAAAAGTTCCGCTATAATATGACTTGCACAAAAATACTGGATACTGATAGGCCTGAAGGATACACCTATCCAAGCCTGTATGAACAGGAATTCAATTCTTTCAATTACCGGTACCTCTGCTGTTGCAAGCAGTCTAAGTGAAGGCCATATGAATTTTTGTGTAAGCTCAGTCCCAAAGACTAAAATAACACCAACAACAAAATACAAGTAAATAGCAAGGGTTATCAGGAGAGCATACAAGCTTGCTCCAAAAGCTTCCTTCTCCCGTAATACATAGGGGTGGAAAACAATATACAGCTCAAATCCTGAGAAAGCAAAACCTGTTGTCAGTGCAGCCTTGGCATAATCCGATACTTTGAAGTTCAGAATGGGCATCAGGTTTCGAATATCAGCATTGCTTATGATTGCGGGCAAGGAGAAAAACACTATAGGCAGAAGTATGTAAAAAAGAAATTCATTTACCCTTCCTAGCACCTTTGCATTACTTGATGCCAGATAAGCACATACGGAAAGCATCAGTACCAGCTTGACCAGCATCGGTGTCTCGCTAAGCAAAAACATAGATACTACCTCTATGAAGACTCTGAGCAGAACTGAAGCTGTGAGTATCGAGTATGATGCCAATAGTATACTGAACAGGCCTCCCAGCCACCTGCCGCTAACCGACCTGCACACTTTCACAAAGCTGACCGCATTATTTTTTTTGTATAGAAATCTTATTAATGAAAGTGAAGCAAGGGGGAACAGCGAACCCAGAAGAACTGCCAGCCATGCATCCTGTCCCACTTCCTTTGCTGCAAGCCTGGGAAGGCTCAATATGCCGGAGCCAAGCATACTTCCTATCATAATAAAAATAAGCTGTTTGCTCGTAATATCTAATCCACTTTTACTTTCCATCTTTCTGCTCCCTTGCATTTACCACTCTCTTCTTATTATATCCAGGTATAGAAACAGGCCTTTCCTTCATTGCCCAAATAGGCACCCTTATGTACAAATCCTTGAGATCCTTAAATCTGGTGGGTGCTATTGGGGCAAAGTATGGGACACCAAAACTTTCTAAACTGCAAAGGTGTATTATTATTATCAGCCAACCTAGCGTAATGCCAAAAGCACCAAAGGATGCAGCCGCCAAAATAAGAAAAAGCCTCAATAGCCTAATGACTAAAGACATGCTGTAGTTAGGTATAATAAAATTGCATATGATTGTTATTGTTATTACTATTATCATTGCAGGACTGACCAGATTCGACCTAACTGCCGCATCCCCCAGGATTATACCTCCCACTACTCCTAATGTCGTCGCTACTGCCGTAGGCAATCTCAAGCCAGCTTCCCGAAGCGATTCTATTACAAACTCCATGATTAATGCCTCTATAACCGGAGGGAAAGGTACCTTTTTTCTGAGTTCAGCAATATTAAGCAGCAGTTCTAAAGGGACCAGCTCCGGATGGAAGGAGGTCAGCGCAATGTAAGCCGGTGCTGCACTTGTCGTTACAAGAAA includes:
- the addB gene encoding helicase-exonuclease AddAB subunit AddB, giving the protein MSLRIIYGRAGCGKSTFCLNEIKSSLERGQALRHIIIVPDQFSYQAEKRLIKALGASGINGVEVLSFGRLSHRVLGEVGGIVRKHINPAGKSILVYTIMERLKENLRVFSRAAGQRGFVNTLCGTISEFKRYNITPDAVNTLETADMSTQLKDKLHDIGLIYGDFEKRLHDKYIDSDDDLALLAEKLMQCKLLEGSEIWIDEFSGFTPQEYVVIERLMAKAVRVNLALCTDCLADELALEEIDAFLPAKTASAKLKRLAADIGVKVEAPAAIKSDGLKYNNELAFLEANLYTYLHGIYKDDTRYLSLYEAPNIYAEAESAARDILKKCREEGLRYRDIAVLTGDLALYEKVIRVIFGEYGIPCFIDRKKDITGHPLVLLVISALEVFTSNWSYEAVFRYLKTGLTGVDREDLDLLENYVLANGIKGSSWMKDEEWSYTLGYSMEKSGSGQYLLELLQRVNEVRKKVVTPLSKLYKKIKGRNNGKEICTALYEFLYELEVPERLEKLVQHFTEAGELDRADEYSQVWNILLELLDQVVEAMGDEAVKVETFLEILSVGFGEYNIGLIPAALEQVLVGSLERSKSHDVKAIYILGANDGIFPIPFKQEGILSDRDRETLGTLGMELAPDTRGRTFEQQYLIYTALTAPSNYLRLSFCAADRDGRALRPSMIISRLKRMFPNISFESGMTKSEAAGSAEAYVSAPLPTFNELVAAMRQSLEGKYTDPLWKTVVDWYSKQEKWQEKYGRMVEGFNYTNQVELIRQERVRMLYGSTIHTSVSRLEKYSSCPFSYYVEYGLKAKERNIMKMNAPDTGSFMHRVIDMFSKTVSESSTGWRQLEKDWCAEKVGLIVDELVQDIAGTIFLSSSRYKYFADRLKRVLTRAVWMIAEHIKRSSFEPVGYEMGFGDGEKLPPITIELPMGDSMVLSGRIDRMDCLETEEGKYFRIVDYKSGSKQFKLADVYYGLQIQLITYLDAVGESLGKESGKSVLPAGVLYFKLDDPIVLGGRGASEEEIEKSIMKELKMKGLLLADVKLIKEMDTSIDGDSLIIPARVNKGGDLGRSSAATAEQFELIKRHVRKLLNSLGEEMLKGNISISPYRRKTMTACSYCGYMSICQFDTKLSGNNYRNLHEKKDEEVWELMGGKTAEGGDSNESDE
- a CDS encoding GNAT family N-acetyltransferase; translated protein: MRIYSFNELSEEQKRNIYQFTDSFKSKNSYGSYDEMVKLYEGVAFDHGSSYFSLWDDKRPVATIGVISKEAEARGEIFLVCINIKEQDSHKLSKLLSKAYDYCSGIKAAKFRLGVMHDRYYLISELEKSGYVEVNRNLIMRYCGGNIGFEEDMDKCFKPLSPENIKDYQRVESAAFLQAPNGGVVEDEELQGLLDEYCGSNLAGVFYAEDIPAGTYTLRIKDDDGWIESIGVAPEYQGRGIGRMLLHKSIKVLQAVGVKNIKLSVFDTNTRALTLYKKDGFEVESEPSIWYEK
- a CDS encoding metallophosphoesterase — translated: MLGNVIKIVVAAALLIAVDVVFEVNFPVVREVNIDTEKLKQGEEVTLLQVSDFHGGASAEIVQRLIKALGNIKLDAVLITGDLVDRSTEDFSNVDALVSELRSICPSIFFVSGNHEWSNNRRKELLVKLKDMGVVILNNKGSTFAARSADINICGVDDAYGRRDNIEKAMKSVNSNKYTVLLSHSPKIRQRLGHYSPDLILCGHTHGGQIRFPFIGAIIEPGEGLFPHFDKGMFKLKENSLLYIDSGVGTSKLPIRFLNRSQVSIIRIKGR
- a CDS encoding DMT family transporter, whose translation is MNSIITKMKDDRFRSILFLVLAALLWSLGGLLIKSIKLNALAIAGVRSFTAALLMLTVIRKPSLKFNRYKIGGAIAYVGTVALFVMANKLTTAATAILLQYTAPIYVALLGAWFLKERTTFMDWVTIFMVFGGMILFFIDDVGAGGMLGNIYAILSGFSFACMVLLLRKQKDASPLESVFWGNVLTAIIGLPFMFGARPDASSWIALLLLGVFQLGLSYMLYALAIKHVTALEAILIPVIEPILNPVWVFLVLGEYPGPWAFVGGFIVLSAIVGRSVLMALKANRKTENNEAV